A portion of the Francisella uliginis genome contains these proteins:
- a CDS encoding GGDEF domain-containing protein — translation MYLPQRKAQTVSSLIVVGISCIVIFGWITNNTSIIKLNPSFPPMQFNTALCFTLLALVNFIPKTSRFNYTRCILSIIVLIISFLTLLEYLFGLNFGIDHIIATQTLDQSLYPGRMAPNTAICFLLLAIANILPRFKKNVLLFKGLFFSMNLIAFSLAYIALLGYFFDISYYFSWGHITGMALHTSICFFLLTLFRISFEGVKSKVHIAGIILSSATFVLFFLFWLYTFDQDNNAIKSNVQKEISLVNVNLEKKLNLEATAIDRLYKRLNTSSYSSRKAIIADMQAYEDDYPNIYFIYYIEAKQQKPIFLSNYNITQNQALDVLKECGSSTTFSKAKIICIRKQNNNFNVVFKPNFSEKVMSEINRNGYNIEVYLEGHKIYSNLNPKQYYGLTLSYNFSGEKNWQIKVFFTDKGYEELQKSFPSFFFILGIIIALMVQGLFYFITINFRKNRILEQRQIKLKKFSSIDTLTGCLNRHSFEKKLNTILNSDRGSDNNIVILFIDLDNFKYINDEYGHEAGDMILKEVALRLKHQLRENDLISRIGGDEFVAVLRDIDSKDSATAIIKRIIASFEEKIIISENIQIIQTLSIGATFVSKEHHNISGDKLIIKADLAMYDAKKSGKNKFTFSK, via the coding sequence ATGTACTTACCACAAAGAAAAGCTCAAACAGTTTCTAGCTTGATTGTTGTTGGTATCTCTTGTATTGTAATATTTGGCTGGATTACAAACAATACTAGTATAATTAAATTAAATCCTAGTTTTCCGCCAATGCAATTCAATACTGCATTGTGTTTTACTCTACTTGCTCTAGTTAACTTTATCCCAAAGACATCAAGATTTAATTATACTCGATGTATATTATCTATTATTGTTTTAATAATATCTTTCTTAACTCTATTAGAATATTTATTTGGGCTAAATTTTGGCATTGATCATATAATAGCTACACAAACCTTAGATCAATCATTATATCCAGGCAGAATGGCACCAAATACTGCCATTTGCTTCCTACTCTTGGCTATTGCAAATATACTACCTCGTTTTAAGAAAAATGTCTTGCTATTCAAAGGGCTATTTTTCAGCATGAATCTTATAGCTTTTTCATTAGCATATATAGCATTACTTGGATACTTTTTTGATATTTCATATTACTTTAGCTGGGGCCATATTACAGGTATGGCATTGCATACATCTATTTGCTTCTTTCTATTAACACTTTTTCGCATTTCTTTTGAGGGAGTAAAATCTAAAGTTCATATTGCAGGAATCATACTAAGTTCAGCTACTTTTGTATTATTTTTCTTATTTTGGCTATATACATTTGACCAAGATAATAATGCTATAAAAAGTAACGTCCAAAAAGAAATATCTCTAGTAAATGTAAATCTAGAGAAAAAACTAAACTTAGAAGCAACAGCTATAGATAGACTTTACAAACGCCTAAACACATCATCATACTCTAGTAGAAAAGCTATAATAGCTGATATGCAAGCTTACGAAGATGATTATCCAAATATCTACTTTATATACTACATAGAAGCTAAACAACAAAAGCCAATTTTCTTATCTAACTATAATATAACGCAAAACCAGGCTCTAGATGTTCTAAAAGAATGTGGTTCAAGTACAACTTTCTCTAAAGCAAAGATTATCTGTATTAGAAAACAAAATAACAACTTTAATGTTGTGTTTAAACCTAATTTTTCAGAAAAAGTCATGTCTGAGATAAATCGCAACGGCTATAATATTGAAGTTTATCTTGAAGGTCACAAAATATATTCAAACTTAAATCCTAAGCAATATTACGGATTAACGCTATCATATAACTTCTCTGGAGAAAAAAATTGGCAAATTAAAGTTTTCTTTACTGATAAAGGATATGAGGAGTTACAAAAAAGCTTCCCTTCATTTTTCTTCATATTAGGAATAATTATAGCATTAATGGTACAAGGATTATTTTACTTTATTACTATTAACTTCAGGAAAAATAGAATCCTTGAACAGAGACAAATAAAACTTAAAAAATTTAGCTCTATAGATACTTTAACAGGATGTTTAAATAGACATAGCTTTGAAAAAAAATTAAATACTATACTAAATAGTGATCGAGGATCTGATAATAATATCGTTATACTATTTATTGATCTGGATAATTTCAAATATATCAATGATGAATATGGTCATGAAGCTGGCGATATGATACTAAAAGAAGTAGCTCTTAGACTAAAACATCAACTTAGAGAAAATGATCTAATTTCAAGGATTGGTGGCGATGAGTTTGTAGCTGTTCTAAGGGATATTGATAGTAAAGATAGTGCTACAGCCATCATTAAAAGAATAATTGCTTCATTTGAAGAGAAAATAATCATTTCTGAAAACATTCAAATCATTCAGACTTTGAGTATAGGAGCCACTTTTGTTTCAAAAGAGCACCATAATATAAGCGGCGATAAGTTGATAATCAAAGCTGATTTGGCTATGTATGATGCTAAAAAATCAGGTAAAAATAAATTTACTTTTTCTAAATAG
- a CDS encoding glycosyltransferase, whose amino-acid sequence MDILHVLYQQVLLISSNPKEFFIFVFAFVLLLEMPFTIFIFLGVLVSYLKQIIRPNQRAPYYPKVSCVITAYNEGEDILITLKSLEEQLYKGHVEVLIIIDGASVNKETLDVAMQYKKTFVADARRSLKVVPKWQRGGMHHLLTLGLN is encoded by the coding sequence TTGGATATATTGCATGTGCTATATCAGCAGGTACTGTTAATCTCTTCTAACCCTAAAGAGTTTTTTATCTTTGTTTTTGCTTTTGTCTTATTGTTAGAAATGCCCTTCACTATATTTATATTTCTTGGTGTATTAGTTAGCTATTTAAAACAAATAATACGTCCAAATCAAAGAGCTCCCTATTATCCAAAGGTCAGTTGTGTAATTACAGCATATAATGAAGGAGAAGATATATTAATAACACTAAAAAGTTTAGAAGAGCAATTATACAAAGGACATGTCGAGGTTTTAATTATAATAGATGGTGCTAGTGTTAATAAAGAAACTCTTGATGTGGCAATGCAATATAAAAAAACTTTTGTAGCAGATGCTAGAAGATCACTAAAAGTAGTTCCTAAATGGCAAAGAGGGGGCATGCATCATCTTCTAACCTTGGGTTTAAATTAA
- a CDS encoding glycosyltransferase family 2 protein, with translation MAKRGHASSSNLGFKLSSGELVMTLDADTSYDNDMISNMVQQFADPNVIASSGTLRARNIKKNILTRMQGIEYMLGIHMSRIALSNANSVNNISGAYGCFRKSLLKKTTLWRNGSAEDLDLTLRLQFFLKGIKILRSHILKIV, from the coding sequence ATGGCAAAGAGGGGGCATGCATCATCTTCTAACCTTGGGTTTAAATTAAGTTCTGGTGAGCTAGTTATGACTCTTGATGCAGATACTTCGTATGATAATGATATGATTAGTAATATGGTACAACAATTTGCAGATCCAAATGTGATAGCTTCTTCAGGAACATTAAGGGCGAGAAATATCAAAAAAAATATTCTTACACGTATGCAAGGGATAGAATATATGCTTGGTATTCATATGTCACGTATTGCTTTATCTAATGCTAATAGTGTAAATAATATATCTGGTGCTTATGGTTGTTTTAGAAAATCATTATTAAAAAAGACTACACTATGGCGAAATGGTTCTGCTGAAGATCTTGATTTAACACTCAGACTTCAATTTTTTTTAAAAGGCATAAAAATTTTAAGATCACACATTCTCAAAATAGTATAG
- a CDS encoding HlyD family secretion protein: MKFKPPKNKQTIQTEISPVKKNISKLQWYAVIIVVISPLIYIGWLIFSSNYFIVAEGSVVTKKYLIRAHEDGFIKQNNIHAGKLVKNGDDVFIMSSPLLNTELDEVNSQIKDVKNQQQKLYKSDLKALEHKYNIAKKYVDVNEKFYNAMVKLRKKNIINIIELQQSSQVLHNAEMDLGNVQVEKQQYSLDKDNNYAETLRKLILQKKILEEKINSLNIKIDVDAVVNRVFVYKGEFVQKGQELALLSLFDKPFIRAYIDSEFISYVSKGTKVDIRFQDGAKFKGVIESRPVFAEMNDDRDMFDSKEPKVVIIVKPIQEIPEEYNINNVPVEIDVARL; encoded by the coding sequence ATGAAGTTTAAACCACCAAAAAATAAACAGACAATTCAAACCGAGATATCTCCTGTAAAGAAAAATATATCAAAGTTGCAATGGTATGCGGTCATAATTGTAGTTATATCTCCTTTAATATATATAGGATGGTTAATTTTTAGTAGTAATTATTTTATAGTTGCAGAGGGTTCTGTAGTGACTAAAAAATATCTTATCAGAGCTCATGAAGATGGTTTTATAAAACAAAATAATATTCATGCAGGAAAGCTTGTTAAAAATGGTGATGATGTTTTTATAATGTCTTCGCCGCTTCTAAATACTGAGCTTGATGAGGTGAATTCTCAGATAAAAGATGTCAAAAATCAACAGCAAAAATTATACAAAAGTGATCTTAAAGCTTTAGAGCATAAATACAATATTGCTAAGAAATATGTTGATGTTAATGAGAAATTCTATAATGCAATGGTTAAATTGAGGAAGAAAAATATTATAAATATCATAGAGTTACAACAATCTTCACAGGTTTTACATAATGCAGAAATGGACCTAGGGAATGTTCAGGTAGAGAAACAGCAATACTCTTTAGATAAAGACAATAATTATGCTGAAACATTGAGAAAACTTATCTTACAAAAGAAGATTCTTGAAGAAAAGATAAACAGCCTTAATATAAAAATAGATGTTGATGCAGTAGTTAATAGAGTGTTTGTTTATAAAGGCGAATTTGTGCAAAAAGGCCAAGAATTAGCATTATTATCATTATTTGATAAACCTTTTATTCGAGCATATATTGATTCTGAGTTTATTTCTTATGTTTCAAAAGGAACTAAAGTGGATATACGTTTCCAAGATGGTGCAAAATTTAAAGGTGTTATAGAATCTAGACCTGTATTTGCCGAGATGAATGATGATAGAGATATGTTTGATTCAAAAGAGCCAAAAGTTGTCATTATTGTAAAGCCTATACAAGAAATTCCTGAAGAATATAATATAAATAATGTACCTGTTGAGATTGATGTGGCACGTTTGTAG
- a CDS encoding PAS domain S-box protein, with product MGIDIEPNSLLKKLLFTLLDGVIIIDQRAAIVYVNPTVELLFGYDTEEIIGKNINILMPQRYSTKHDKYIDKYAL from the coding sequence ATGGGAATAGATATTGAACCAAATTCGCTATTAAAGAAATTATTATTTACTCTATTAGATGGTGTTATCATAATAGATCAAAGAGCGGCTATCGTTTATGTGAATCCTACTGTAGAGTTGTTATTTGGATATGATACTGAGGAAATTATAGGTAAAAATATTAATATATTAATGCCTCAGAGATATTCTACAAAGCATGATAAATATATTGATAAATATGCTCTCTAG
- a CDS encoding ComF family protein, which translates to MFKQNCLLCKQSSNDIVCSYCFENLLNHLNFEKQQVDLDQGYDYFHLLNYSAEVKYILQKFKFQKDLLSANVFSKVIRYWWNSITKEHLQDVDALAVVPIHRFRYLYRGFNQAEVLITELSEYTNIQKTFESYSRIKYTKSQAKSIRQKRVEQIKGVFILNKPITAKHLLIFDDVLTTGSTMQEFIQTIKENSQIEKISIVTLVRPQH; encoded by the coding sequence TTGTTTAAACAAAACTGTCTTTTGTGTAAACAAAGCTCGAATGATATTGTTTGTAGTTATTGCTTTGAGAATTTGCTAAACCATTTAAATTTTGAGAAGCAACAAGTTGATTTGGATCAGGGATATGACTATTTTCATCTACTTAATTATTCTGCAGAAGTTAAATATATTCTTCAAAAGTTTAAGTTCCAAAAAGACTTATTATCAGCAAATGTTTTTTCTAAAGTTATTAGGTACTGGTGGAACAGTATTACAAAAGAACATCTACAAGATGTTGATGCCTTAGCAGTTGTGCCGATACATCGTTTTAGATATTTATATAGAGGTTTTAATCAAGCTGAGGTTTTAATCACGGAACTGTCTGAATATACAAATATTCAAAAGACTTTTGAAAGCTATTCAAGGATAAAATATACAAAGTCCCAGGCAAAATCTATAAGACAAAAACGTGTTGAACAAATCAAAGGTGTTTTTATCTTAAATAAACCAATTACAGCGAAACATTTGCTTATCTTTGATGATGTTTTAACTACAGGCTCAACAATGCAAGAATTTATTCAAACTATCAAAGAAAATAGTCAGATAGAAAAGATATCTATTGTAACACTGGTACGACCTCAACACTAA
- a CDS encoding histidine triad nucleotide-binding protein encodes MSDCIFCKIIAGEIACEKVYEDENILAFHDINPVADVHVLVIPKKHIASLNELSDSDEGLIGKFMLSIPKVAKKMGLKGFKTIFNTGKEGGQTVFHIHAHILGGTIHSMPQ; translated from the coding sequence ATGTCTGACTGTATTTTTTGTAAAATTATTGCTGGTGAAATAGCATGTGAAAAAGTTTATGAAGATGAAAATATATTAGCCTTTCATGATATCAACCCAGTCGCGGATGTGCATGTTTTAGTTATTCCTAAGAAGCATATTGCTAGTTTAAATGAACTTTCTGACTCTGATGAAGGACTTATAGGAAAGTTTATGCTAAGTATTCCTAAAGTTGCTAAAAAGATGGGACTAAAAGGTTTTAAAACAATTTTTAATACAGGTAAGGAAGGCGGACAGACTGTTTTTCATATTCATGCACATATCCTTGGTGGCACTATCCATTCTATGCCACAATAA
- the ubiB gene encoding ubiquinone biosynthesis regulatory protein kinase UbiB, which produces MIRKFLRLIYIFYIINRYCLLNEPIRATNVKPLKALLLLNPFYYSRRIRKLEHGVRIREALEKLGPIFIKFGQALSVRADLLPPEVIKEVARLQDNVPPFDSNIATTQIEKATKQSINDIFKNFDSTALASASVAQVHKATLKNDEEVVVKVLRPGIEKILKLDTSLMLIFAKVLNQLKEIRRFKPVEIVKEINQSFFDELDLVREASNASQIRRNFENSPIHYVPKIYWEYTSSTVMVMEKVSGLRVSDIETLDALGVDRRLLAQRGVEIFYSQVFDDCFFHADMHPGNMFIDASNPADPKYISIDFGIVGTLNRDDQRYLAGNFLAFFKRDYRKVAELHIESGWVPSDTRVDVLESAIRTVCEPIFEKPIREISLGYTLMQLFSVARRFNMNIQPQLTLLQKTLFHVEGLGQRLCPELNIWETSRPILEKWMKEQMGLRGFYHRSIENMPRVSDKLPELPRMVFDILQQTQINLKQGISNQQNTSLKPKKKYTFALATGVILTGLGVVYTLHNDLSPLVKLQGFIENHSTGFIVTGIACLIYYGFKKEK; this is translated from the coding sequence ATGATTAGAAAGTTCTTAAGACTCATATATATTTTTTATATTATAAATAGATACTGCCTACTTAATGAGCCTATTCGCGCCACAAATGTAAAGCCTTTAAAGGCATTACTCTTACTTAATCCTTTTTACTATTCAAGAAGAATTCGCAAGCTAGAACATGGTGTGCGTATTAGAGAAGCATTAGAAAAATTAGGGCCGATATTTATAAAATTTGGTCAAGCCTTATCTGTCAGAGCTGACTTACTTCCTCCAGAAGTTATAAAAGAAGTTGCAAGGCTTCAGGATAATGTGCCTCCTTTTGATAGTAATATAGCTACAACCCAAATTGAAAAAGCTACTAAGCAATCCATCAATGATATATTTAAAAATTTTGATAGCACTGCTTTAGCATCAGCCTCAGTTGCTCAAGTTCATAAAGCCACGCTTAAAAATGATGAAGAAGTAGTTGTTAAAGTATTACGTCCAGGAATTGAGAAAATATTAAAGCTAGATACCTCTTTGATGCTAATATTTGCAAAGGTCCTGAATCAGCTAAAAGAAATTCGACGCTTTAAGCCGGTAGAAATTGTCAAAGAGATTAATCAAAGTTTTTTTGATGAGTTAGATCTTGTTCGTGAAGCATCAAACGCCTCACAAATCCGTAGAAACTTTGAAAATTCACCTATACATTACGTACCAAAAATATACTGGGAATATACAAGCTCAACTGTAATGGTAATGGAAAAAGTTAGTGGCCTAAGAGTATCAGATATAGAAACTTTAGATGCTCTAGGTGTTGATCGTCGCCTACTAGCTCAACGCGGTGTTGAGATATTTTACTCTCAAGTGTTCGATGATTGTTTTTTCCATGCTGATATGCACCCTGGTAATATGTTTATTGATGCATCAAATCCAGCTGACCCCAAGTACATTTCAATTGATTTTGGAATTGTAGGAACCCTAAATCGTGATGATCAGCGCTATTTAGCTGGTAACTTCTTAGCATTTTTTAAACGTGATTATAGAAAAGTTGCCGAGTTACATATCGAATCTGGTTGGGTACCAAGTGATACCCGAGTTGATGTACTTGAGTCCGCGATTAGAACTGTGTGTGAGCCAATATTTGAGAAACCTATTCGTGAAATTTCCTTAGGATATACATTAATGCAGCTTTTCTCTGTTGCAAGACGCTTTAATATGAATATCCAACCTCAATTAACTTTGTTGCAAAAAACTCTTTTTCATGTAGAAGGTCTAGGTCAAAGGCTTTGTCCTGAACTAAATATTTGGGAAACGTCTCGCCCTATCTTAGAAAAATGGATGAAAGAACAAATGGGATTAAGAGGTTTTTATCATCGTTCTATCGAGAATATGCCAAGAGTTAGTGACAAACTTCCTGAGTTACCACGTATGGTTTTTGATATATTGCAGCAAACACAAATAAACCTAAAGCAAGGAATATCAAATCAACAAAATACATCACTAAAACCAAAGAAAAAGTACACATTTGCATTAGCAACTGGTGTTATTCTAACTGGCTTAGGTGTTGTATATACTTTACATAATGATTTATCACCTTTAGTTAAACTGCAAGGATTTATCGAAAATCATAGTACCGGCTTTATTGTAACAGGTATCGCATGTTTAATTTATTATGGTTTTAAAAAGGAGAAATAA
- a CDS encoding ubiquinone biosynthesis accessory factor UbiJ produces the protein MIQTINKALSFLPKLDPQADALLSPLKDKALSVVISDLDYNISLKVENNNLHATNEITDNVLTGKLAYILELVFNKNLQELIIAEKLDYQGSLKDLNEFNTFLNAIDIDVVYRISSLTSPEFANIITKPFDKVKEYLKTSRQETVIDIKDYLTEEKRTLISQNEINIFYKQVQELKQATDRVEAKLKLLQGS, from the coding sequence ATGATACAAACAATAAATAAAGCTCTTAGTTTTTTGCCAAAGCTTGACCCTCAAGCAGATGCTTTGTTATCACCACTAAAAGACAAAGCTCTAAGTGTAGTTATTAGTGACCTTGACTATAATATTTCTCTAAAAGTAGAAAATAATAACCTACATGCCACAAACGAGATCACTGATAATGTTTTAACAGGAAAACTAGCATATATTCTTGAGCTTGTTTTTAATAAAAACTTACAAGAGTTAATAATTGCTGAAAAACTTGATTATCAAGGTAGCCTAAAAGATCTAAATGAGTTCAATACATTTTTAAATGCTATAGACATAGATGTAGTTTATAGAATTTCTAGTCTGACTAGTCCAGAGTTTGCTAATATCATAACTAAGCCTTTTGATAAAGTGAAAGAATATTTGAAAACTTCACGTCAAGAAACAGTTATAGATATTAAAGACTATTTAACAGAAGAGAAAAGGACTTTAATCTCACAAAATGAGATTAATATCTTCTACAAGCAGGTACAGGAGTTAAAACAAGCTACTGATAGAGTAGAAGCAAAGCTAAAACTATTACAAGGCTCATAA
- the ubiE gene encoding bifunctional demethylmenaquinone methyltransferase/2-methoxy-6-polyprenyl-1,4-benzoquinol methylase UbiE, with product MSKENKTTDFGFTEVPWEEKQKKVAGVFHSVAAKYDLMNDLMSFGIHRIWKKQTLAKTGVRKGDKVLDLAGGTGDLAYKFCQMVGSQGKVILSDINSSMLEVGKEKLTNKGCVGNIEYVQANAECLPFPDNYFDCITISFGLRNVTDKAKAIASMCRVLKPGGRLLVLEFSKPIVPLLSKVYDEYSFKALPFLGKIITQDAESYKYLAESIRKHPDQETLKQMMLDAGFDNVEYQNMTGGIVALHIGYKY from the coding sequence ATGTCTAAAGAAAATAAAACAACTGATTTTGGGTTTACAGAAGTCCCATGGGAAGAAAAACAAAAAAAAGTTGCTGGAGTATTCCATTCAGTAGCAGCTAAGTATGATCTAATGAATGATTTAATGTCTTTTGGCATACATCGTATTTGGAAAAAACAAACTCTTGCAAAGACAGGTGTCCGCAAAGGAGATAAGGTTTTAGATCTTGCTGGTGGAACTGGCGATTTAGCATATAAGTTTTGTCAAATGGTCGGCTCACAAGGCAAAGTTATTTTAAGTGATATTAACTCTTCCATGCTGGAAGTAGGTAAAGAAAAGCTTACTAATAAAGGCTGTGTCGGTAATATTGAATATGTCCAAGCTAACGCCGAATGCTTACCATTTCCTGATAACTATTTTGATTGTATAACAATCTCTTTCGGACTTAGAAATGTCACAGATAAAGCAAAAGCTATAGCATCTATGTGTCGAGTATTAAAACCAGGTGGACGACTTTTAGTCTTAGAGTTTTCTAAACCAATTGTACCTTTACTCTCAAAAGTTTACGATGAGTACTCTTTCAAAGCATTGCCTTTTTTAGGCAAAATCATTACTCAAGATGCTGAGAGCTATAAATACCTTGCTGAATCAATACGTAAGCACCCAGATCAAGAAACTCTAAAACAAATGATGCTTGATGCAGGTTTTGATAATGTTGAATATCAAAATATGACTGGTGGAATTGTAGCATTACATATTGGGTATAAATATTAA
- the glk gene encoding glucokinase: protein MYILSGDIGGTNTRLEVSFLENGITESIAVRKYKGANYNCLSAIIEKFLSEVDLTGQIDSACLAVAGFVSNGEVEVTNLPWMVSEQYISESLGIDKSMVKVINDFEAIGYGIESLDRDKDILTIQEGKKDEDTLCAVIGAGTGLGMCLVSYDKDHTPRVYKTEGGHVDFSPVDDEQVELFKFMRKTFHRISPERFCSGYGIYNIYKYVVRNPLYDQPECMTLRRELFSVSDSDKAAVIVKYAIEHREPSALRTIDIFLSIYGSVAGNLALTSLPFRGLYIAGGIAPRLIKQIKESKFLEKFRDKGRMSNMMKDFPIHIITNTDVGLVGARTYAAGLVK, encoded by the coding sequence ATGTATATATTATCTGGAGATATTGGTGGGACTAATACGAGACTAGAGGTTTCTTTTTTAGAAAATGGCATAACTGAAAGTATAGCGGTAAGAAAATATAAAGGAGCTAACTATAATTGTTTATCAGCTATTATAGAGAAGTTTCTTTCAGAGGTTGATCTAACAGGTCAAATTGATTCGGCATGTTTAGCTGTTGCTGGCTTTGTATCAAATGGGGAAGTAGAAGTTACTAATTTGCCATGGATGGTTTCTGAACAGTATATATCAGAGAGTCTAGGTATAGATAAAAGCATGGTTAAAGTGATAAATGATTTTGAGGCGATAGGTTATGGAATTGAATCTCTTGATAGAGATAAGGATATTTTAACTATTCAAGAGGGTAAAAAGGATGAAGATACTCTTTGTGCTGTTATAGGGGCAGGTACAGGGCTTGGGATGTGCTTGGTTAGCTATGATAAGGATCATACCCCTAGAGTTTATAAGACTGAAGGCGGTCATGTTGATTTTTCTCCAGTTGATGATGAGCAAGTAGAATTATTCAAATTTATGCGTAAAACTTTCCATAGAATTTCACCAGAGAGGTTCTGTAGTGGTTATGGTATTTATAATATCTACAAGTATGTAGTACGTAATCCATTATATGATCAACCTGAATGCATGACTTTAAGAAGAGAGTTGTTTAGTGTTTCAGATTCAGACAAAGCAGCTGTTATTGTTAAATATGCTATCGAACATAGAGAACCATCTGCGCTAAGAACAATAGATATATTTTTAAGTATTTATGGTTCTGTAGCTGGGAACTTGGCTCTTACAAGTTTACCATTTAGAGGCCTATATATTGCTGGAGGTATAGCCCCTAGACTTATTAAGCAGATCAAGGAAAGTAAATTTCTCGAGAAGTTTAGAGATAAAGGAAGAATGTCTAATATGATGAAAGATTTCCCGATCCATATAATAACTAATACTGATGTTGGGTTAGTTGGTGCGCGCACTTATGCAGCAGGTCTAGTAAAATAA
- a CDS encoding septation protein A, with amino-acid sequence MNKMINDLLPAIVFFTVYKVYDIFFATAALIIVTLAQVVWEYIAHRKVAKAQIIIAILVVIFGSATLYFHNEEFIKWKVSIINWLMGVGLIITTYTMKETPMQKILKDTIDLKEHKWKEINNMWGAYFTVLGTLNLFVAYFFSTNIWMNFKLFGLLGITFVFLIIQSLYLSKHIKR; translated from the coding sequence ATGAATAAAATGATTAATGATTTGCTTCCAGCAATCGTTTTTTTTACCGTTTATAAAGTCTATGATATATTTTTTGCTACTGCAGCACTCATTATAGTAACATTAGCTCAGGTTGTTTGGGAATATATTGCCCACCGTAAAGTAGCTAAAGCACAGATCATTATTGCAATACTTGTTGTAATATTTGGAAGTGCAACATTATATTTTCATAATGAGGAATTCATAAAATGGAAAGTAAGTATTATTAACTGGCTAATGGGAGTTGGCCTAATAATAACTACTTACACCATGAAAGAAACACCTATGCAAAAGATCCTTAAAGACACTATTGATCTTAAAGAACACAAGTGGAAAGAAATTAACAATATGTGGGGAGCTTATTTTACAGTTCTTGGCACTTTAAACTTATTCGTAGCATACTTTTTTTCTACAAATATCTGGATGAACTTTAAGCTCTTTGGATTATTAGGTATAACATTTGTCTTTTTAATTATACAATCACTTTACCTATCTAAACATATTAAAAGATAA
- a CDS encoding L-threonylcarbamoyladenylate synthase — MKRLIELYSYGNNDLELKDIENILENDGVIAIPTDSGYALACKMKSKKGINKIIKIRDLDNSHNFTLSCKDLSEISEYAKVDNNAYRLLKRYTPGPYTFILNATKKVSSLLVTKSKNTVGIRVSEHYVPQAISAEIGEPLVISTFILPGQEYAVTDCSEVDDQVMNNIDAVVESDYCGYESTTVVEMLELPYQILRQGAGDIDL; from the coding sequence ATGAAGAGATTAATAGAATTATATAGTTATGGTAATAATGATTTAGAGCTAAAAGACATAGAAAATATATTAGAAAATGATGGGGTTATAGCTATTCCTACAGACTCTGGCTATGCTTTGGCTTGTAAGATGAAGTCAAAAAAAGGGATTAATAAAATTATAAAAATAAGGGATTTAGACAATAGTCATAATTTTACACTTTCGTGTAAGGATTTATCTGAAATATCTGAATATGCAAAAGTTGATAATAATGCTTATAGGTTGTTAAAAAGATATACACCCGGCCCATATACATTTATTTTAAATGCTACAAAAAAAGTTTCATCATTACTTGTGACTAAGTCAAAGAATACTGTGGGAATAAGAGTTAGTGAGCATTATGTGCCACAAGCGATCTCAGCTGAGATTGGCGAGCCTTTAGTTATCAGTACTTTTATTCTTCCAGGCCAAGAATATGCAGTTACTGATTGTTCTGAAGTTGATGATCAAGTTATGAATAATATTGATGCAGTTGTAGAATCTGACTACTGTGGTTATGAATCAACAACTGTTGTAGAGATGCTAGAGTTACCATATCAGATTTTGAGACAAGGTGCTGGTGATATAGATCTTTAA